Proteins encoded by one window of Chitinophagales bacterium:
- a CDS encoding class II glutamine amidotransferase, which produces MCRWLAYTGAPILMSDLIIKPKDNLIHQSLHARAPRTPTNGDGFGMGWYDKQPFPGLFRSIRPAWNDANLQDLAAHIESPLFMAHVRATSLATIQETNCHPFRYKQWLFLHNGQIAEFGKVRQSLLAMVDEKYFENILGSTDSELMFHLALTFGLETDTVGAVSQMVKVVESTAKAQGVEESLWMTLGISDGKSLWGFRYGSNGKGPTLYISPSVEELTQVNPAVEGRFGDFAACLVSEPIGNYQEIWDLMDENSMVHISNEDIVRGTFNP; this is translated from the coding sequence ATGTGCAGATGGCTGGCATATACCGGAGCTCCGATCCTGATGAGTGACCTTATCATTAAACCTAAGGACAATCTCATTCATCAAAGCTTGCATGCAAGGGCACCACGAACACCAACCAATGGTGATGGATTTGGTATGGGCTGGTATGATAAACAACCTTTTCCCGGCCTGTTTCGCAGCATTCGCCCGGCATGGAATGATGCTAACCTGCAGGATCTTGCAGCGCATATTGAATCACCATTGTTCATGGCGCATGTACGCGCTACTTCACTCGCCACCATACAGGAAACAAACTGTCATCCCTTCCGCTATAAACAGTGGTTGTTCCTGCATAACGGACAGATAGCAGAATTTGGCAAGGTGCGGCAATCTTTACTGGCAATGGTGGATGAGAAATATTTTGAAAACATCCTGGGCAGCACCGATTCAGAACTCATGTTTCATCTCGCACTCACCTTTGGATTGGAGACTGATACCGTTGGCGCTGTCTCACAAATGGTGAAGGTGGTGGAGTCCACTGCCAAAGCACAGGGCGTGGAGGAATCGCTTTGGATGACACTCGGTATTTCCGACGGGAAAAGTCTTTGGGGATTCCGCTATGGCAGCAACGGGAAAGGCCCCACTTTATATATCAGTCCAAGCGTAGAAGAACTCACACAGGTGAATCCGGCTGTAGAAGGCAGGTTCGGCGACTTTGCGGCCTGCCTCGTATCAGAACCTATCGGTAACTACCAGGAAATCTGGGATCTCATGGATGAAAACTCGATGGTACATATCAGCAATGAAGATATTGTGAGAGGCACATTCAATCCCTGA